From Syntrophorhabdaceae bacterium, a single genomic window includes:
- the rpoC gene encoding DNA-directed RNA polymerase subunit beta' translates to MEEYFKTDKQKDPLSYSAIKIALASPELIEKWSYGEVKKPETINYRTFKPERDGLFCAKIFGPVKDYECICGKYKRMKHRGIICEKCGVEVIQSKVRRERMGHIKLACPVAHIWFLKSMPSKIGTLLELTIKEVERVLYFEQYIVIEPGNSPFEFCEIITEERYIEARDKYTEGFMAGIGAEAIRECLKRINIDDLSKTLREEMRDTSSDAKKKKIARRLKVVAAFKASGVKPEWMILDIIPVLPPELRPLVPLDGGRFATSDLNDLYRRVINRNNRLKRLMELNAPEIIIRNEKRMLQEAVDALFDNSKRGRVVTGASKRPLKSLSDMLRGKQGRFRQNLLGKRVDYSGRSVIVVGPELRLHQCGLPKYMALELFKPFVYNRLITKGFATTIKNAKKIVEKERPEVWDVLEEVIKEHPVLLNRAPTLHRLGIQAFEPQLIDGKAIQLHPLVCPAYNADFDGDQMAVHVPLSIEAQTEARVLMMSTNNILSPANGKPIIVPTQDIVLGLYYLTIDRKHRKGEGKTFADVEEVRVAHDAGEIDLHARIKVRIDGKIVDTTAGRVILRDVIEDALEELDAPKKKAIMNDMFGLINRIMDKKTIAQLVDKCYRDAGEKSTVILSDRLKDLGFTYATMGGISISIDDMIIPQKKKKLLDKAEEAVKNVQNQYQEGLITDGERYNQVIDIWANVTEDVAKELMDELGSEIVTDEEGKPIMGAGGKPEHQNSLNPIFMMAHSGARGNPQQIRQLAGMRGLMAKPSGEIIETPITSNFREGLDVLQYFISTHGARKGLADTALKTANSGYLTRRLVDAAQDVVVSEHDCGTFDYIEVSSLIEGGEVIERLDARILGRVSHEDLKDPDGAIIVHKNEEITESHLRLIEEAGYEKIKIRSALTCRSKRGICVLCYGRDLSRGRLVSIGEAVGIVAAQSIGEPGTQLTMRTFHIGGAASRRVEQSTLEARNEGALKFINVKAVLNRDGVPVVMNRNGEIAILDEAGRERERYSIIYGAKLKVKDGQSVKDGQTLAEWDPYTIPILSEESGKVKFGDIFEGETMQESKDEVTGLSYKVIIEPKNAELRPRISIKDEKGRTKIIPNSTSPARYMLPIGAHIVVNEGDGIFAGDVIAKMPRETTKTKDITGGLPRVAELFEARKPKENAIVSEINGIVSFGKMAKGKREIIVNPETVHGEPRKYTIPRGKHIIVHEGDYVRAGEPLMDGPVNPHDVLRILGIKDLARYLVDEIQEVYQLQGVKINDKHIEIIVRQMLKRVKIKDVGDTNFIIDDFVEWWVFEEENKRVIAQSGKPAQAEPLFLGITKASLITDSFISAASFQDTTKVLTQASIEGRVDYLKGLKENVIMGRIIPAGTGFAKYRGYDMNILGKTDEELPADSEVTVS, encoded by the coding sequence TTGGAAGAATATTTTAAGACTGATAAACAAAAAGATCCGCTGAGCTATTCAGCAATAAAAATAGCGCTTGCTTCCCCTGAGCTCATCGAGAAATGGTCCTACGGGGAAGTGAAGAAACCGGAGACCATCAATTACCGGACATTTAAACCGGAGCGAGACGGACTCTTCTGCGCCAAGATATTCGGCCCTGTAAAAGACTACGAATGCATCTGTGGAAAGTATAAGAGGATGAAACACAGGGGCATCATCTGCGAAAAGTGCGGCGTCGAAGTCATTCAGTCCAAAGTGCGCAGGGAAAGGATGGGTCATATAAAGCTTGCCTGTCCTGTGGCCCACATCTGGTTCCTCAAGAGTATGCCGAGCAAAATAGGGACGCTCCTTGAATTGACCATAAAAGAGGTCGAAAGGGTGCTTTATTTTGAACAGTACATTGTCATTGAACCGGGTAATTCTCCTTTTGAATTCTGCGAGATCATCACCGAGGAGAGATACATAGAGGCGAGAGACAAGTATACCGAAGGGTTCATGGCAGGGATAGGTGCTGAAGCCATCAGGGAATGCTTAAAGAGAATCAACATTGACGATCTTTCCAAGACGCTCAGGGAAGAAATGAGAGATACCTCGAGTGATGCGAAGAAGAAAAAGATCGCCCGAAGACTGAAAGTGGTGGCCGCGTTCAAGGCGTCCGGTGTGAAACCCGAGTGGATGATCCTTGACATTATCCCGGTCTTGCCTCCGGAATTGAGACCTCTTGTTCCGCTCGATGGCGGCAGGTTTGCCACTTCCGACCTCAATGACCTGTACAGAAGGGTGATCAACAGAAACAACAGGCTGAAGCGGCTAATGGAGCTCAACGCCCCCGAGATTATTATCAGGAACGAAAAGAGAATGCTGCAAGAGGCCGTTGATGCTCTCTTTGACAACTCCAAACGCGGCCGGGTGGTAACCGGCGCGAGTAAGCGGCCATTGAAGTCGCTTTCCGATATGCTTCGCGGCAAGCAGGGAAGGTTCCGTCAGAATCTTTTGGGCAAAAGGGTCGACTATTCAGGCAGGTCGGTTATCGTGGTGGGTCCGGAATTGAGGCTTCATCAGTGCGGGCTCCCGAAATATATGGCGCTGGAGCTTTTCAAGCCTTTCGTTTACAACAGACTTATCACAAAAGGTTTCGCAACAACAATCAAGAATGCAAAGAAGATCGTGGAGAAAGAACGGCCGGAAGTGTGGGACGTGCTGGAAGAGGTCATTAAAGAACATCCGGTGCTACTCAACAGGGCGCCGACCCTGCATCGTCTCGGCATACAGGCCTTCGAGCCGCAGCTTATCGACGGAAAGGCGATCCAGCTCCACCCGCTCGTGTGTCCGGCTTACAATGCCGACTTTGACGGTGACCAGATGGCGGTCCATGTGCCGCTGTCGATCGAGGCTCAGACCGAAGCCCGGGTACTTATGATGTCCACAAACAACATCCTTTCACCGGCAAACGGCAAACCGATTATCGTTCCCACGCAGGACATCGTGCTTGGCCTCTACTACCTTACGATTGACAGAAAACACCGGAAGGGTGAGGGAAAGACGTTTGCGGACGTGGAAGAAGTCCGGGTTGCCCATGATGCGGGCGAGATAGACCTGCACGCGAGAATCAAAGTTCGGATAGATGGAAAGATTGTCGATACCACCGCAGGCAGGGTCATATTGAGGGATGTTATCGAAGATGCCCTCGAGGAGCTTGATGCCCCAAAGAAGAAGGCCATCATGAACGATATGTTCGGCCTTATTAACCGCATCATGGATAAAAAGACTATCGCTCAGCTTGTCGATAAATGTTACCGTGACGCGGGCGAAAAGAGCACAGTCATCCTGTCCGACCGTCTGAAAGACCTTGGATTTACCTATGCCACAATGGGAGGTATTTCCATATCGATTGACGACATGATCATCCCCCAGAAAAAGAAGAAACTCCTCGATAAGGCCGAGGAAGCGGTCAAGAACGTGCAGAACCAGTATCAAGAGGGCTTGATTACCGACGGCGAACGATATAATCAGGTCATCGACATATGGGCCAACGTGACCGAGGATGTGGCTAAAGAACTGATGGACGAATTAGGCTCAGAGATCGTCACCGATGAAGAGGGCAAACCGATCATGGGGGCGGGCGGAAAGCCGGAGCACCAGAACAGCCTGAATCCCATCTTTATGATGGCTCATTCGGGGGCAAGAGGTAACCCGCAGCAGATCAGACAGCTTGCCGGCATGAGGGGACTCATGGCCAAGCCGTCAGGCGAGATTATTGAGACGCCAATTACCAGCAACTTCCGGGAAGGCCTCGACGTGCTCCAGTACTTTATATCCACACACGGTGCGCGAAAGGGTCTTGCCGATACAGCGTTAAAAACGGCCAATTCGGGTTATCTGACGAGAAGGCTTGTGGATGCCGCGCAGGACGTTGTGGTGTCTGAGCATGACTGTGGCACCTTTGATTATATCGAGGTCAGCTCGCTTATCGAAGGCGGTGAGGTCATAGAGCGTCTCGACGCACGAATCCTGGGCAGGGTGTCCCATGAAGACTTGAAAGACCCTGACGGGGCGATTATCGTGCACAAGAATGAAGAGATTACGGAGAGCCACCTTAGGCTCATAGAGGAAGCCGGATATGAGAAAATTAAGATACGATCGGCGCTCACATGCCGCTCGAAAAGAGGTATCTGCGTGCTCTGCTATGGCCGTGACCTCTCTCGGGGAAGACTGGTCAGTATCGGCGAGGCCGTAGGCATCGTTGCCGCACAGTCGATCGGAGAGCCGGGAACACAGCTTACCATGAGAACCTTCCATATAGGCGGCGCTGCCTCCAGAAGGGTGGAGCAGTCGACGCTGGAAGCGCGAAACGAAGGGGCACTCAAGTTCATCAACGTCAAGGCCGTTCTTAACAGGGACGGTGTGCCGGTAGTAATGAACAGAAATGGAGAGATCGCCATCCTCGATGAAGCGGGTCGTGAAAGAGAACGATATTCTATTATTTATGGGGCCAAATTAAAAGTCAAAGACGGACAATCCGTGAAAGACGGCCAGACGCTTGCTGAATGGGATCCCTACACGATACCGATCCTCTCGGAAGAGTCGGGTAAGGTCAAGTTCGGCGACATATTCGAAGGCGAGACCATGCAGGAGAGTAAAGACGAAGTAACCGGTCTTTCCTATAAGGTTATCATAGAGCCGAAAAACGCCGAGCTGAGACCGAGAATATCAATTAAGGACGAAAAGGGCCGGACCAAGATTATCCCCAATTCCACGAGCCCCGCACGCTACATGCTTCCTATCGGAGCTCACATAGTGGTTAACGAAGGGGATGGAATCTTTGCCGGCGACGTCATCGCCAAAATGCCTCGTGAAACAACCAAGACAAAGGATATCACGGGAGGTCTGCCGAGGGTGGCAGAACTCTTCGAAGCGAGAAAACCCAAAGAGAACGCCATCGTCAGCGAGATCAACGGTATCGTGAGCTTTGGGAAGATGGCGAAAGGCAAAAGAGAGATTATTGTCAACCCGGAAACTGTACACGGAGAGCCGAGAAAGTATACGATCCCGAGAGGTAAACACATTATCGTTCACGAGGGCGATTATGTGCGAGCCGGCGAACCATTGATGGACGGGCCGGTCAATCCTCACGACGTTCTGCGCATCCTGGGCATTAAGGATCTTGCCCGTTACCTTGTAGACGAGATCCAGGAGGTCTATCAGCTCCAGGGCGTCAAGATCAACGACAAGCATATCGAGATTATCGTGCGTCAGATGTTAAAGAGGGTCAAGATTAAAGACGTAGGAGACACGAACTTCATTATCGACGATTTCGTGGAATGGTGGGTGTTCGAAGAAGAAAACAAGCGCGTCATAGCCCAGAGTGGAAAGCCCGCCCAGGCCGAGCCTCTGTTCCTGGGAATCACCAAAGCGTCGCTCATTACCGACAGTTTTATATCGGCCGCGAGCTTCCAGGACACGACAAAGGTGCTGACTCAAGCCTCGATTGAAGGCAGGGTAGACTACCTGAAGGGGCTCAAAGAGAACGTGATCATGGGCAGGATTATCCCCGCGGGAACAGGTTTTGCCAAGTATAGAGGCTACGACATGAACATCCTGGGCAAGACCGACGAAGAACTCCCCGCAGATTCAGAGGTTACTGTTTCGTAA
- the ybgF gene encoding tol-pal system protein YbgF, whose amino-acid sequence MKIITPRERTVCLFSLPPFCLCAVLVILVASLTGCATTQETAQLQRSVVSNQDELTQLRQELDAKLANMAKENEALSKQVVNVYSAMESRDEKIKGLMGKIDELEYQLRTYWAETNSALADTKKLVAARKNQDDTNVQTQSPGTSGQTTVDAKYEDAYKDAFDTFQKGKYEEAVKRFSAFIESYSGTPLASNAYYWIGESYLSLKNYDKAILYFQEVIDKYPKSEKAPRALLSQSEAFRQINDKKSSITLLKRVIELYPKTEEATIAERKLRNSNL is encoded by the coding sequence ATGAAGATCATAACACCGCGAGAGCGGACGGTTTGTTTATTTAGTTTGCCACCGTTTTGTCTTTGCGCCGTACTCGTGATACTTGTCGCATCGCTCACGGGATGTGCCACTACCCAGGAAACGGCGCAACTCCAGAGGTCTGTCGTGTCGAACCAGGATGAGCTCACGCAACTTAGACAGGAGCTGGATGCAAAGCTTGCAAACATGGCAAAAGAAAACGAGGCTCTGAGCAAGCAAGTGGTCAACGTTTACTCCGCTATGGAGAGCAGGGATGAAAAAATCAAGGGTCTCATGGGTAAAATAGACGAACTCGAGTATCAGTTGAGGACGTATTGGGCCGAAACAAACAGCGCCCTTGCCGACACAAAGAAGCTTGTCGCTGCGCGTAAGAACCAGGACGATACAAACGTTCAAACGCAGTCGCCGGGTACATCCGGTCAGACCACAGTTGACGCCAAATACGAAGACGCATACAAAGACGCTTTCGATACGTTTCAGAAAGGAAAGTATGAAGAAGCAGTGAAGAGATTCTCGGCGTTCATCGAATCATACAGCGGCACGCCGCTAGCCTCTAACGCTTACTACTGGATCGGCGAGAGCTATCTAAGCCTCAAAAATTATGATAAAGCTATTCTCTATTTTCAGGAGGTCATCGACAAATATCCGAAGAGCGAAAAAGCCCCCCGAGCGCTCCTGTCACAATCGGAGGCCTTTCGTCAGATCAACGATAAAAAAAGCTCTATAACCCTTTTGAAAAGGGTTATAGAGCTGTATCCCAAAACCGAAGAGGCGACTATCGCAGAGCGAAAGTTACGAAACAGTAACCTCTGA
- a CDS encoding OmpA family protein → MKHVFILIVVGIFVLAGCAPKVVQQTQPVAPTVVERPLAVEDSGAKMKKEGISEEELAEAKEEQPDRSLQAILQDIGFDFDSYAIRGSELPKIERVGTWMKREGATNLVLEGHCDERGTVEYNLALGQKRAEAVRSYLTKMGIENGRMKVVSFGKEMPLDPGHTEEAWAKNRRVHFKVDKKG, encoded by the coding sequence ATGAAACATGTTTTCATTCTCATTGTTGTCGGTATCTTTGTGTTGGCCGGGTGCGCTCCAAAGGTCGTTCAACAGACGCAGCCCGTAGCACCTACCGTAGTGGAGAGGCCTCTCGCCGTCGAGGACAGCGGAGCAAAGATGAAGAAGGAGGGCATTAGCGAGGAAGAGCTCGCTGAAGCAAAAGAGGAGCAGCCGGACCGTTCTCTGCAAGCCATTTTGCAGGACATCGGCTTTGATTTCGACAGTTATGCCATCAGAGGGTCGGAGCTCCCTAAGATCGAGCGGGTGGGCACCTGGATGAAACGCGAGGGGGCGACTAACCTCGTTTTAGAGGGCCACTGCGACGAGAGAGGCACGGTGGAGTATAATCTCGCCCTGGGACAGAAACGGGCCGAGGCGGTCAGGAGCTACCTCACAAAGATGGGTATTGAAAACGGCAGAATGAAGGTCGTCTCTTTCGGCAAGGAAATGCCTCTTGATCCCGGCCACACCGAGGAGGCCTGGGCCAAAAACAGACGCGTCCATTTCAAGGTTGATAAGAAAGGGTAG